Sequence from the Neptunomonas japonica JAMM 1380 genome:
AATTTAGTTGCACAAGTATAACAATACTGTACGAAGATACATTGTTATTAGTGAAAGCATCCTTGTTCATTGTTCAATCCTATGATTTACAGTAAGTTTCTTTCCACTATAGTCACTGCTTGGCCAATCACTCTTAATTGGTCAATATTGTGAGATGATACGGTTTCATCACGATAAAGGTTTTTGTCGTCGTTATCGCTACTGATAAGCCAAGATCCATCTAAGCGCTTATTAAACCGCTTTATTCTTAGGTCGCCATCAAAATCAAACGCAAATATTTTACCGCTAATAGGCTTATGGATCGCAGTATTAATTAACAATAGGTCACCACTCATTAAAGTAGGCTCCATTGATTCGCCGCGAATAGGCACTATATTGGCTCTTTCCTTATCTACCTGATAGCGCTCAAGCCACGCTCTATCCATAGGCATATACTCCTTAATTACATCGTCAGTGACATACGAACCAGCGCCAGCCGCTAGGGATGCATCCAGAATAGGTATTTGCACGAACTTTGAAGGCAAGTATGAAATGCTCGCTTTTTCATTGACTTGGTTCTCTGACTCTAAATTAGCGCCAAAAAGAAGAAAAGAAGCTGACACACCTAAGATTTTTGCTAGTAGGTCGACACGGTGCTGTCGAGGGGTTGTGCTCGACTCCCATTGCTGGACAGCCTGCGGCGTCACATTCATTTTACGCGCTAGCTCAGATTGAGACATCCTAAGAGATTCGCGCGCTTCTGTAAGTCGTTCAGAAAAGGTTTTATTCATAATCGCAATTATACAAGCGGCGCTTGTTATTCTCATTTAAAGAAAAACTTGAAAGCCTTAAGTGCTTTCTGTAAGTTTGTCTTGTAATTAATGACGAAAATCAGGATGCACACGCAATGAATGCACTCGAACGGGTAATTTCTATTATCGGTAGCCAAACCCGGTTGGCAGAAAAGCTAAATACAACCCCGCAAGCTGTTCAGCAGTGGGTGGCCAAAGGGCAAGTTCCGGCCCTGCGCGTGATTTCAATTGAAACAGCTGTTGTTGGCAAAGTAAGTCGTCACGAGCTGAGGCCTGATCTTTACCCTAAAGAATCACTACCCCAAACCACATAACCCATTATCCATATTTTAAGTCGTTTTTTTATACAACGTGTTTCATGTGAATTTATACAGGGGTTAGAAGAGTGAAGGCATTAGATGCATTAAAGCCCAGAGGCGCTAAAACCAAAGCATTATTAGCTGAACTTCAGAGTGCAGACCTATCTGTTGAGGCCGCTCATGCGCTCGATCTAATCCTTAATGTGCCGCATTTTGTTGTTGAGTGCTTTTATCCATCAGCAGCTGGTGGCTCTTTGAATTGTATAGAGCCAACCGACAGTTTTGAGCGAATCGTCATAGCGGCTAAAGAAAACAATGTTACTGCGTTGATCGGGGAGCATGTTCGTTTATCCGCTATTAAGCGCAAGACTGAGCAGCGGGCAACAGGGTTTGAGTGTATTGCTTTTGAGCCTTCAAATAAAAAACAGGAAGAGCGGCAGAGCAGAGAGCGCACTTTTGATGACAAGCTAAAAGCGGCGCTCGGTGTTGCTGTTTATGGTGCTGAAGGCGTGGGATTTCCTATTCTATTTGATTTGATGTGGCCCGCTGAAGAGTTCTTTATTTACGACGTTAAGCATGAGGCATATCGCTTTCTGACAGATGCCCTTGATCAAGCGCTTCGTACAGCGCCTCATCACGATCTTGGCCTGATTTTCCAAGCCTCAGTTGCTCGTATGGAGGACGTTTAAGTTGTTTTACTTCGATAACGTAATGCCAAAATCCTGTTTCGAGCTGTATTACATCGCCAGCTTTAGCTTGGCTCTCGGAGTGGTATTGCTTTGGGTTCATATCCCCTTCCAAGCCAGTGTAATAAAGGTGATATGAGTAGGTTTGTGTCATGTGTAGCTCCGTTACTTGATGTGTGTAGGAGCGTTGATGGCAGCGGAGTTGCACATTTTTTTAAAACGGGAGAGATATATGGAAGCTGTTAAAGAGTTGTGGAAGCGCTGCAAAACATACTTAAAGCAGCTTCTGTGTATTCATAAGTCAGGAAGACCTCACCTAAACGCAGCTACGAAAGTAATCACAATAGAGTGCAATAAGTGCGGGTATAAGCATTCATTCCCTGTAGGGCGAAAAGCAGTAAAGCATAAAGGCATGTGGGTATAGCGTGACATGTCACGATTTATAAGCAGGCAATAAAAAGCCCGCAAAAAAGTCTTAGAGGACTGCGGGCTAGTAATCGCTAGATTGGAGAAAATTATGAACGAGATGATTATGAATAGCAAATCAGCGTTAACAATGAGCAGTCTTGAGATATCTCGACTGGTTGAATCTCGCCATGACAATGTAAAAATAGCTATTGATAGGCTGGTTGCTAGAGGCGTAATTCACCAACCTGCAATGCAGGATGGGATTAAAGCGTCAAATGGGGTAACCACTTCAGAATACCTAGTAAAAAAACGCGATAGCTATGTTGTCGTTGCTCAGCTATCACCTGAGTTTACAGCTCGGCTGGTGGACCGCTGGCAGGAGCTAGAAGAGCAACTAGCCCCGCAAGTGCCTACTAATTTCGCTACCGCTCTACAGCTAGCAGCAGATCAAGCCAAACAGTTAGAGCTCGCAGCGCCTAAAGTGGCTTTCGTTGAAAACCTAGTAGAGCGCCATACATTAATGACTGCTACCCAGATCGCGCAAAAGCACGGTATGTCAGCAGTAAAGCTTAATCGGCTACTTGATGAGCTGGGTGGCGTTTACTCTAAAAGCGTTAAGCGTGGACGCGCATTCATTCAGTCGTTTATTGATAACGGCTACGGTGAGCTTAAGCAGACAGAGCATGGGCACTCTCAGTGCTTGTTTTCAACTGCTGGCGAAGTATGGATTCACTCTAAGCTAGTTAGCGAGGGAGTCTGTTAATGAGCCGTACTGCTACTGACTGGGCGTGGTCGCTCAGTATTAAGCCTGCATCATTAAAGCTTTTGCTGCTATCGATGGCTGATAGAGCGGATGAGGGGCATTGCTGCTACCCATCTATTGCGCGCTTAGTGAAAGATACCGGGTTAAACAAAAAAACCATCCAGTCGGGTATTTTAAAGCTGGTGGAGATGGGTATTTTAGAGGATACGGGCGAGCGTAAAGGCCCAACTCAGCGTGTGCGTGTGTTCTGTTTAGAGGGTATTAAGAGCGGGCGCACTAATTACGATGCTAAATCTAAAGACCCCAAAAACGGTAACATTAAAAAACAGCTAGATTCATCATCTAATGATACCGAAAATGGTAATGTTCCCGAAATTGGGAATGTTCCCAAAAACGGTACTTTGAACGATACCGAAAACGGTGTTTTGAATGACCCCGAAAACGGGGTACAGAACCACCCATTAGAACCACCCATAGAATCAACTGCTGCAGCATGCGTGGGATATGATGAAGCCGCTCCCGGTTCTGATCAAACTCAAAGCACGGTAGTGCTCGCACCCTCGAAATTATTCGACACTTCAACTCCTGATCACAAGCAAACTTTCCAGATGCATGTTGATTGGCAGCCAACAGCCAAATTTTCAGAAATGTGCCGATTCAATCAAATCAATCTAGCGTCGATTGATGAAGATGAGCAGGGCGATATTTTACGCGAGTTCATCACGTACTGGATAACC
This genomic interval carries:
- a CDS encoding XRE family transcriptional regulator — translated: MNKTFSERLTEARESLRMSQSELARKMNVTPQAVQQWESSTTPRQHRVDLLAKILGVSASFLLFGANLESENQVNEKASISYLPSKFVQIPILDASLAAGAGSYVTDDVIKEYMPMDRAWLERYQVDKERANIVPIRGESMEPTLMSGDLLLINTAIHKPISGKIFAFDFDGDLRIKRFNKRLDGSWLISSDNDDKNLYRDETVSSHNIDQLRVIGQAVTIVERNLL
- a CDS encoding transcriptional regulator: MNALERVISIIGSQTRLAEKLNTTPQAVQQWVAKGQVPALRVISIETAVVGKVSRHELRPDLYPKESLPQTT
- a CDS encoding Rha family transcriptional regulator; its protein translation is MNEMIMNSKSALTMSSLEISRLVESRHDNVKIAIDRLVARGVIHQPAMQDGIKASNGVTTSEYLVKKRDSYVVVAQLSPEFTARLVDRWQELEEQLAPQVPTNFATALQLAADQAKQLELAAPKVAFVENLVERHTLMTATQIAQKHGMSAVKLNRLLDELGGVYSKSVKRGRAFIQSFIDNGYGELKQTEHGHSQCLFSTAGEVWIHSKLVSEGVC
- a CDS encoding helix-turn-helix domain-containing protein — its product is MSRTATDWAWSLSIKPASLKLLLLSMADRADEGHCCYPSIARLVKDTGLNKKTIQSGILKLVEMGILEDTGERKGPTQRVRVFCLEGIKSGRTNYDAKSKDPKNGNIKKQLDSSSNDTENGNVPEIGNVPKNGTLNDTENGVLNDPENGVQNHPLEPPIESTAAACVGYDEAAPGSDQTQSTVVLAPSKLFDTSTPDHKQTFQMHVDWQPTAKFSEMCRFNQINLASIDEDEQGDILREFITYWITNGDRPASQGEWERRFMNQIKRLQVRKFDSPQTIRAQVTAEVMDVGNLDWMKGNIDPLKSPKNKRADVSRAIMNVGDTDW